One stretch of Lacimicrobium alkaliphilum DNA includes these proteins:
- a CDS encoding helix-turn-helix transcriptional regulator — protein MTQLYTLQLIISLGLLVGQLWVREKQPVHLLFALFCGSMAMCAATRLSAGSSLSDYEFLIAMGGFATCNGYWLVARALHQGSDGLALRHYLVAGSVGVMIILSHGFSWSQQVMPDALGALQGARSAVSEMLNLISSTLLVLSAWEGCRGLRRARGQQLQQQLLFLASFCGAVLTCTVVLKLTVTPQNEAYWHHLLAAICGIQIMLVTQVLILWKAHTAKHGIESEGMADPMVSVPGHENDILLAEEITRRLQQQRQYLQTNLRVSDIAWALDVPEYRISRVMREQLRAQNFNHHVNTLRVYHARELLEDPANRHWPVAVVGMESGFASVGPFTRAFKAEFGQTPNQYRVSHFCESSSSAAELVCSE, from the coding sequence ATGACTCAGCTATATACGCTGCAACTGATCATCAGCCTGGGCTTGTTGGTTGGTCAATTGTGGGTGCGTGAAAAGCAGCCGGTACATCTTTTGTTCGCTCTGTTTTGCGGCTCTATGGCTATGTGTGCCGCTACCCGGTTGAGCGCGGGGAGCAGCCTGAGTGATTACGAATTTCTGATTGCCATGGGCGGCTTTGCCACCTGTAACGGCTATTGGCTGGTTGCCCGTGCATTGCATCAGGGTAGTGATGGTCTGGCGCTGCGCCATTATCTGGTGGCGGGCAGTGTTGGTGTGATGATCATCCTGTCTCATGGATTCTCCTGGTCGCAGCAGGTAATGCCGGATGCGCTGGGTGCATTACAGGGTGCCCGTTCGGCGGTATCGGAGATGCTTAATTTGATCTCCTCCACCTTGTTGGTGTTGAGTGCATGGGAAGGGTGTCGTGGATTGCGTCGTGCCAGGGGCCAGCAATTGCAGCAACAGCTGCTGTTTCTGGCCAGTTTTTGCGGGGCGGTACTGACCTGTACTGTGGTGTTAAAACTCACAGTTACGCCGCAAAATGAAGCGTATTGGCACCACCTGCTGGCAGCTATCTGTGGCATTCAGATTATGCTGGTTACCCAGGTGTTGATCCTGTGGAAGGCTCACACAGCCAAACACGGGATAGAATCAGAAGGGATGGCTGACCCAATGGTATCAGTGCCCGGCCATGAAAATGATATATTGCTGGCTGAAGAAATTACCCGTCGATTGCAACAACAACGCCAGTATTTGCAGACTAATCTGCGGGTCAGCGATATCGCCTGGGCACTGGACGTGCCGGAATACCGCATCAGCCGGGTTATGCGCGAACAACTCAGAGCGCAGAACTTTAATCATCACGTTAATACACTGCGGGTTTATCACGCCAGAGAATTGCTGGAAGATCCGGCTAACCGGCACTGGCCCGTGGCGGTAGTTGGCATGGAAAGCGGCTTTGCCTCGGTAGGACCCTTTACAAGAGCATTCAAAGCAGAATTCGGGCAAACGCCAAATCAGTATCGTGTCAGCCATTTCTGTGAATCATCGTCATCAGCCGCAGAACTGGTTTGTTCTGAATAG
- a CDS encoding DUF4386 domain-containing protein, which yields MKSIIDSPNTYTRIAGIAYLLIIGFGITGQLFIRGALVDFDNAALTASNILEASDIWRLGIAGDVMMHALDIPVMVILYFLLKPVNKLLALVSVAFNMAQTAVLIANKLVLLVPLIMMSDPQYMSAFESDQISSQVMLLVNIHDYGFALGLVFFGFACVGYGLLLYCADYFPRFIGALMIVAGLSYLTNSLTLLIAPSLSGVVFPILILSLIAELTFALWLIFKGVDAREWQRNVSKGVAY from the coding sequence ATGAAATCCATTATCGACTCACCCAATACTTATACCAGGATTGCCGGAATTGCGTATTTATTGATTATTGGCTTTGGTATTACCGGGCAGCTTTTTATCAGGGGGGCTCTGGTAGACTTTGATAATGCAGCCTTAACTGCCAGCAATATCCTGGAAGCCAGCGATATATGGCGGCTCGGGATTGCTGGTGATGTGATGATGCACGCGCTGGATATTCCTGTGATGGTAATACTGTATTTCCTGCTAAAGCCGGTCAATAAGTTATTGGCTCTGGTCTCGGTCGCTTTCAATATGGCACAGACTGCCGTGCTTATCGCTAACAAGTTAGTGCTTTTAGTGCCGCTGATAATGATGAGCGATCCTCAGTACATGTCGGCCTTTGAGTCCGACCAAATCAGTTCTCAGGTTATGTTGTTGGTGAATATACATGATTACGGCTTTGCTCTTGGGTTAGTTTTCTTTGGCTTTGCCTGTGTGGGATATGGCTTGCTGCTCTATTGTGCTGACTATTTTCCAAGGTTTATCGGAGCGTTAATGATCGTTGCCGGATTAAGCTATCTGACCAACAGCCTTACGTTGCTAATCGCTCCTTCTCTGTCTGGTGTTGTATTCCCCATATTGATACTTTCTTTAATCGCAGAGCTCACCTTTGCCCTGTGGTTAATTTTTAAGGGCGTCGACGCCCGGGAATGGCAACGAAATGTTAGTAAAGGAGTCGCTTATTAA
- a CDS encoding DUF2306 domain-containing protein, with amino-acid sequence MTDITIDANTPLQHKRKTDWLSLSAKTWFIVTAIGQWLFVAYIAGYYGLRFAEGGVGGFAGTHLANGFIAGDNMGNTALAIHILVAGLIIAAGQMQLIPAIRNTVPRLHRYSGWFFMIASLIVSIAGFFLTWSRERVIGSLIQDIGVSGSGVLVMLFVPIALYCAIKRNFAAHRRWALRLFMVVSAVWFLRLMVYGWFMTTGGIGIDSKTFSGPFLEVVSFAQYLLPLAVLELYFRAQNSISTPYRAIVASVILLFSAAMAIGVFAITSSSWIPKMGM; translated from the coding sequence ATGACTGATATTACAATTGACGCCAACACACCTTTGCAACACAAGCGCAAAACCGATTGGCTCTCCCTTTCTGCAAAAACCTGGTTTATCGTCACAGCCATAGGCCAGTGGCTGTTTGTGGCTTATATCGCAGGGTATTACGGCCTGCGTTTTGCTGAAGGTGGTGTGGGTGGTTTTGCAGGAACCCATCTGGCAAATGGCTTTATCGCCGGGGACAATATGGGCAACACGGCACTGGCCATCCATATTCTGGTGGCGGGTCTGATTATTGCCGCAGGCCAGATGCAACTTATTCCGGCCATCCGCAATACCGTGCCCAGGCTGCACCGTTATAGCGGCTGGTTCTTTATGATCGCTTCGTTGATTGTCAGTATCGCTGGATTTTTCCTTACCTGGTCGCGGGAGCGGGTTATCGGTTCATTAATTCAGGATATTGGCGTGTCCGGCAGCGGAGTACTGGTAATGCTTTTTGTGCCCATCGCCCTTTACTGCGCCATCAAACGCAACTTTGCCGCGCACCGGCGCTGGGCACTGAGGCTGTTTATGGTGGTAAGCGCGGTGTGGTTTCTGCGCCTGATGGTATATGGCTGGTTTATGACCACCGGCGGCATTGGCATCGACAGCAAAACCTTTTCCGGCCCCTTCCTTGAAGTGGTGTCCTTTGCACAATACTTGTTACCCCTTGCTGTACTGGAACTGTATTTCCGGGCGCAGAATTCCATAAGCACCCCATATCGGGCCATAGTGGCCAGTGTTATTTTGCTGTTCAGTGCTGCCATGGCAATTGGTGTATTTGCGATCACAAGCTCTTCATGGATTCCGAAAATGGGCATGTAA